The DNA window TCAATCGTAACATCGATCGAGCTGCCAAAGTTCAGTTTTTAAACACTGCATCTTGATGAGATATTCCGCTGTTGCATACCGTCACGTTCGTGTGCGATGAAATCTCGTACACTACATGACGATAAGAACAACCCGATGTCCACATCCATTAGGCACAGCTGAACTGAGTCACTGAGTCCCCCGAAACTGCTAAACGGTTGTAACGGTTCCGTTCAATAACGCCGCATGGCGTTAAACGCAACACCTTAAGACAGCGCAGTCTGGATGTATCGGTAGCGGATTGTACGATTGTTAACGAAACGCACGACTGAAGGCCTCTCTAGCACATTAGTACAGCTAGGTGGTAATACATTAGAGTACCGCTGGAAGGCATCAACACTTCAGCAGTAAGCGGACCCAGTGCGGGTTAATCTTACTACAAAGGAAAAGCTGTAAAATCGGCTAAAACCTTCCTAGCCTAAACAGGATCGATGGCAACCGATAGCTAGTGATTGTAGCAATGGACCCAGCACCTGACCCTGGTGCTGCTGACAGGACGACAACGCACTTGTCACCGTGTTTAGCCGGGCGTGATTATTCGCCTATCTAGGTGTTGGCAATCATCCTTCTTGGGACGCTACAGCGAACGTGATAGTAATGCTGGCATCCCACATTCTTCAACTGCTCAGGTGTAAGCAACAACTGCGTCAATTTTATAAAAGCATTTCAATTTCGGAACAACCAACACTGGTAAAGACGAAAGGGGGGATATGACAACGCACTGGTTCCTGCTAGTATAAACCAACCAACGAAATTCCTGCTAGTTAAAGCAACGGCAACACATATCTATGCAAAACGCAAACCCGACGGTGTTACAGTGCAATTCTTCATCTTTACTGTGAAATAAATCTTCTCAAAGTAAGTCATGCtacattaacttttttttcatttcaggggagatatctctctctctctgtgtcttGTTGACTTAACGAACTTAGAGGACATgtcggccatttttggcttactagattAGACAGAGCCGGATAGATAGTCCTTGCTACAGAGGGAACGgtttggatgggatttgaacccaggTCCTGTCATTTGGAACCGACGCCTTTTATCAAATACACCACCAAGGGAAGATTTTAGTAAGAtacattttcaccattttatcACCTCCAATTGGGTGATTTGAATGAAAActtgaaattttcattaaaaaatgtcATTACATTCTTTAAAACCCGTTACAACAAATACAAGATTATGTCCAGTTTTAGCTCGTAAACAAAAACTCCGTTCTGTTGCGTTCCAAAAATGACCTATTGAGCTTCTAAGCGTATATCTCCCCATGGCGCACAGTGTTTGATTAGAAACAgttcaagaaaaaataaaatcaagaaaacaaattcactTCTTTTCCAGAGGTACCCGCGATCGCTTCGTTTGCTGAACagcaaaatatatatataggaaaaaaaaacccagaacGAACACGCTAGATGGTGTAAGCAACCAATGCTAATCTTGAAAAGGTGATAAGAACACGCAACTGGGCTCTGGTAGGTTACACTATTCTTTAGACgaaaaattaaagcaacaaaacgctAACTTCTTTCCcgaaaattcatttcaatttcacaGCACAGGTTTAGCACACACATAGCGGACATTAAACGACAGACTGTCTGTGTTTCGATTTTCTGTTACGTTACGCAAAAGGGCACTGTAAACAATGCGGTTAAtgttgcgtggtcgcaagctaCTGTTTGCAATCGGTGCCTGCCTGACCGTTCTAATTCTGCTCTGGAAGTGGACGGACGTGCGTGCGGTTTGCTGGGGCGAAAAAAATGCGCACAATGCCGGTGTTATGGTGCGGGATGATCAAGTATGTATGCGTAGCAGCTACTCCTTCAAATAGAGGttgttgattgatttattgttaCTTATTTTACAGAGTGTAAATGGCGGGAACAACTATCGATATCATCGTAACATGCCGCTAATCTTTATCGGTGGTGTGCCGCGTTCCGGTACCACACTAATGCGTGCCATGCTAGATGCTCATCCAGAAGTGCGGTAAGACTGATTAAGATATAAATGCAATACACTCGATGCACTACTTAACGTTCTTCCCTCCCTTACAGCTGTGGACAGGAAACGCGCGTTATACCACGCATCCTTCAACTACGCTCACACTGGATGAAATCGGAAAAGGAATCGGTACGGCTTGTCGAGGCCGGCATCACGAAGGAGGTGCTAAACGGTGCTATTGCTCAGTTCTGTCTAGAAATCATTGCCAAACACGGTGACCCCGCGCCACGGCTCTGCAACAAAGATCCGCTCACGCTAAAGATGGGCTCGTACGTGATCGAACTGTTCCCGTCGGCTAAGTTCCTTTTCATGGTGCGGGATGGGCGTGCCACCGTGCACTCGATCATCTCGCGCAAGGTCACCATTACCGGGTTCGATTTAACCAGCTATCGGCAGTGTCTAACCAAGTGGAACCAGGCGATACAGACGATGCACGAGCAGTGCAAGGAAATTGGTAGCGACCGTTGTATGATGGTGTACTACGAACAGCTGGTGTTGCATCCAGAGGAATGGATGCGTAAGATACTACACTTCCTTGACATACCGTGGAATGATTCGGTGTTACACCACGAGGAATTTATTAACAAGGAGAACGGTGTGGCACTATCGAAGTAGGTTCATTTTCTTGTATATCTTTGTCGTTCAATGTTTTTCACGATGTTTTCCTTTAATATACACAGAGTGGAACGTTCCTCAGACCAAGTCATCAAGCCAGTAAACCTGGAAGCACTCTCCAAATGGGTCGGCAAGATACCTAGTGACGTTGTGCGGGATATGGCAGACATTGCACCAATGCTATCAGTATTGGGTTATGATCCATACTCCAACCCTCCGGACTATGGAAAACCGGACACCTATGTGCAAGAGAATACTTATAAGGTAAATCCttaaaaaacgaaacgtttctTGGGCATGAATCATTcaactgtttttattttttatcaggTTCGCTCCAACCCACTGATGTGGGAGCATCGGGCGAAAGAGCTTCTCCATCGGGAAGCGATGGCAGACAACGTACCACCAAAAGCGAAAGACACGGACGACGATGATTATGGCGGCGGTAGCAGAGATCGGAAAACGTGATGAAATACGCGGTGCTGTTATGAGAAATAAATGTTATACTAAACAAGCGGATAGACTGCTACGTATCCGTAGGCAAAAGAACAGTGCAATAGCGGCAAGCGAACGCATAAGCATTAGatttttaggttttttgtttgttttttaaatacgaAAGCACTGCAaaacattttgtaaaaaaaatttttttttgcagctttAATTGTATAGAGCCATAAATTGTAAAGGACAACTATCAAAGAGGAACATATGTGCTACGTTTTATATGCGGGAAAAGGCCATTGAACCAGAGCAGAGTGTACGGTTTTTTAGACAGAACCCGTAACCATATGTTAAAAAAGCAAGCTAGACAAAATATCTGACCATACGAACGACAGTGATTCGCTATTATAatagtttaaattttgttttttttcttcgttagaGGCTTTAACAACCATGTTCGGTTTAAATGTTTGCCTCGGTTTTATTCGTATACGTTACTTatgggaagaagaagaagaaaaaacttataGAAAACTCTTACTTTCAAGGGTTATATTTACCGCAATCATTTGAACCACCTCGTGCGTTTAAATTTATATGTGCTAAGTAGTAGAATAATCAGTGTAACGTACAGTATAAAAACAAGCAACAGCACAACGTACGAGCCCCAGCATAGGAAAATGGACGATTCAGAAGGGTGAATCCTCTTACAACTTTATTACAAATATGTAATTGTATAGTCAAAAGTATCCCTCCGCCCTTGTAAAATAGGGGTAGCTGGTAGAGTAGGATAATTCAATGCAAATAGAGTAACAAAAGAGGGAATATAAAATACAGACagcaaattaataattatataaCAATCAGTGGTATGCTGGGTGTTGTTCGTTTCGGGGAATCGTCACCACTTCTTCACAGCAAAAGACCGTATAACAAAGACTTTCTTTGGAAAAGCCTAATTTCGGTCTGTCTTTATCGCTACCTCCTCTTGGCCTACTTTTTTTCTAGTTTGCTGGAAAGCAATATGagtacaataataaaaaaggcatatagaaaatatttttgttaaaattatgaAGAAATTATTATTGCCTAAATATCtgttttcatttataaaattaacCGTCTATTGCAATAACACATCGATCGTACTAGAGTATGTTAGATTATTTTGCAACCGACAAcgtacaatttattttcaaaacttgtgtgagaaaatcaatacaaacaaacatccaACATACCACTGAATTTATACTGCGCCAATACAGTGatataattaaacatttcacattgtaaaaaaaaacaagtataaAGGAACgcaaatttcaatcaaaatacAAGAAATGTAATGCTAAGGAAGGGTAGTATCCCGCAAACACTATTATTTGCGACAGTTTGTTCGTCCAATGCGGACGATATGTGTGATAGGGAGTAAGAAACGAATGATGATGGAAAATCAGTGTGCAATGGAAACTTAGATACACTTTcttcgaaaaaggaaaacaaataccCCAGTCTTGATGTGAGTCTTGGGCGCTTTATCACTGGCCAGCTGCcatcccccccacccccctcccgCCCCCAAAAACGCAATCGCAATATGCAAACGTACAACGCAAAACAATAACTTTACAAATAGTGAATACGCGCACATCTTATATTAGCTTACTGAATATACATCGTTCATGTACAAATGCATGTAAAAACTagacatatatatatataggtGAGGTAACACACAGGTGAGGGTAACATCTTTGAGATGTTTGCGGTAGGGTTATCGAGCATTATACAATTTTGAGCATACAGCCAACCCAAGGTGGGGAAATCCAAAATATAAATCACAATAGAACaacggcaaacaaacaaaactgactAACGTAGGTTATGGTCTATAAAGGAAGTCcgccatttgcaaaaaaaaaaacaaaacaaaaacgacttGAAGGATTGCAACAGGACCGTACGACACGAACACGTTACATACAAAAACCATCACAGCAGTACTGTTGGTGTACGCAAACTTAAttaacgaaaaacgcttacgCCTGGAAGCGGCCCCGACACAACTTTGTACATAttgcatgtatgtgtgtatgttgttaactattattttaaaaccattGATGTCACTGCAAGGCGATTATGGaacgcagaagaagaaaacaaaagaaaacaaaaaacatatattATACAATGAATCGTAACTATTTCATTTACCTTACGCTCCTATATTACACCATTGGCTTGAAAGCATTGGAAGCCAAATGGGAAACTTTTATTGTATAGTTCGTTATGTCTCTCAACTTACACATATTCGCTGTATTGTacttttttactcttttttttgtttgcatgcaTGTTATCTGCTACTTAGTTGTTTTCTTTACGttaaacataa is part of the Anopheles funestus chromosome X, idAnoFuneDA-416_04, whole genome shotgun sequence genome and encodes:
- the LOC125773076 gene encoding protein-tyrosine sulfotransferase; this translates as MRLMLRGRKLLFAIGACLTVLILLWKWTDVRAVCWGEKNAHNAGVMVRDDQSVNGGNNYRYHRNMPLIFIGGVPRSGTTLMRAMLDAHPEVRCGQETRVIPRILQLRSHWMKSEKESVRLVEAGITKEVLNGAIAQFCLEIIAKHGDPAPRLCNKDPLTLKMGSYVIELFPSAKFLFMVRDGRATVHSIISRKVTITGFDLTSYRQCLTKWNQAIQTMHEQCKEIGSDRCMMVYYEQLVLHPEEWMRKILHFLDIPWNDSVLHHEEFINKENGVALSKVERSSDQVIKPVNLEALSKWVGKIPSDVVRDMADIAPMLSVLGYDPYSNPPDYGKPDTYVQENTYKVRSNPLMWEHRAKELLHREAMADNVPPKAKDTDDDDYGGGSRDRKT